One window of Alkaliphilus metalliredigens QYMF genomic DNA carries:
- the ilvN gene encoding acetolactate synthase small subunit produces MERHVVSILVEKHDGVLNRVAGLFSKRGYHIDSFSFGETENPELSRMTVVFTGDHQFFDQITKQLSKLVDVRQIEELKHEESDYREMVLIKIKAEEKDRTSILEQLEAYKGKIISVATEYLTVEMTGDQQKVDTFIDLMTKHGIKEMARTGVMALGHVN; encoded by the coding sequence ATGGAACGGCATGTGGTATCAATTTTAGTAGAAAAGCATGATGGTGTATTAAATAGAGTGGCAGGGTTATTTAGTAAGAGAGGATATCACATTGATAGCTTTTCCTTTGGAGAAACTGAAAATCCTGAGCTCTCTAGAATGACCGTTGTATTTACTGGGGATCACCAGTTTTTTGATCAAATTACGAAGCAACTCAGCAAGCTGGTTGATGTGAGACAAATTGAGGAACTAAAGCATGAGGAATCTGATTATAGAGAAATGGTATTGATTAAAATAAAGGCTGAAGAGAAAGACAGAACATCAATTCTTGAACAATTAGAGGCTTATAAAGGGAAAATCATTAGTGTCGCCACAGAATATCTAACAGTAGAAATGACAGGAGATCAACAGAAGGTGGATACTTTTATTGATTTAATGACAAAGCATGGAATCAAAGAGATGGCTCGTACAGGGGTGATGGCCCTAGGTCATGTGAATTAG